The nucleotide sequence GCCAAGCAGCGCCGCCAAGCCGACGACAGTGGTGTCCCGGCCGGAGGCGAAGCGGGACAGCTTTCGCATCGGCAACTCCAGTGGGGTGATCCGGATCGGTGGGCGGGGTGGCAGTTGCGAGCGGTCCTCGTCGTACCGGCCGGGTTCGCGACCGTCGCCGGACCGGCCGCGCTGCCGGCGGGCCGGTGGTTCGCCGCGCCGGACACCGGGCCGGGGCGGGCGCATCACCGGCGGGCGGGGCGGTGGCCGGTTGCCGCGCTGCCGGTCCAGCAGGTGGTAGCCGGCGACGGCGGCACCGGCGGCGATGGTGAGCTGCGGGTCGGCCTCGACCTCGACCGGCACCGGGAAGCGGGCGGCGACCAGCTCCCGCACCAGCGGGATCCGGGCCGAGCCGCCGGCCAGCAGGACCCCGTCGAGCTGGTGTGGGGCCAGGCCGCAGGACCGGACGGTACGGACCAGCTCCTGCACGGTGAGTGTGACGGCGGGCCGGATCAGGTCCTCGAACTCGGCCCGGCGCACCGGCACCCGGGTCTGCCGGGCGGGGAGCCGGACCGGTACGTCGGCGGTGTCGGCGAGAGTCAGTTCGATCTTGGCCCGGCGGCTTTCCCGGCGCAGCCCGAGCAGCGCCTGCCGGACCAGCGGGTCGGCCTGGTCGGCGAGTTCCTTGGCCAGCCCGGAACGGACGTGTTCGACAAGCGCCTCGTCGAAGTCGGCCCCGCCGAGCGGCTCGGCGCCGACCTGTCCGGTGCGCAGCTCGAAGCCGAGCGGCTGGGCCCGGTCGACGACGGCGGTGGACCAGGTCTGCCCGCCGAGGGTGTGCACGGCGAGGGTGCGCCCGGAGAAGCCGTGCGCGGCGTGGCTGGCGGCGACGAGCACCGGTGCCGGGAGCAGGGCCACGTCGCCGAGGCCGACGTCCCAGAGCGCCTCGCCGAGCAGGTGCCGCCGGTGGTCGCCCCAGCCCGCCGGATGGCTCAACACGATCCAGTCGGGATGCTCGCGCTCCTGCTCCATCACCCGCTCGACCACCCACATCGCGAGCATGGCGCTGAGCGCCTGCGCCGAACACGCCTCGCCGCCGAGCAGCAGCGGTACGCCGTCGCCGATCCGGCCGGCGAAGTCACGGGCGACCCAGCCGCTGTCGACCGGGCCGTCGTACTCGTCGGGGTCGGCGACGGTGATCGACCGGTTCGACGACATCAGCAGTACGGAGGGGACGGCGTGGCCGACCGGGCCGAGCCGGACGGGCTCGGGGGGATCCCAGTTGTTGCCCCGGAGTCGTGCGACAGCGGCAGCCGTTGCGGTGCTGCCGATGTCGATTCCGAGGACGTAGGGCATCCGACCATTCCTCCACCGCGAGTCATTCCGCCGGGACGGCGCGTACATGTCGTGGCCTCAGCCGGGGCAACCGGGGGCGGCTGGGATCGTCCGGTGGGCCGTTAGGGGAGTCATCTTTTCGTACCAGAGATCTATCCGCCATCGGGACCCTAACTCCGACGGAACGCATCCCCTATGCCCCTAACGCAGATCTAAGGCGCGGCCCTAGCGGGGGTGGCGGGTGACCTCGGCGTCGTCCCCGATGTCCGGAGCGGAGGGGCGCGGCTAGCGTCGATGGCGACATCCGGCGGCGGCGCAACGCAGCGCGTCGCCGCCGGAGGTCGGCAACACCCGCACCAGACGAGGTCCGGCTCCCGGTGACGCCTGGCTTCATCGCAACACCCGACGTAGGCTCCGCCGCACCAGTTGACGGGCCCGCTCCGACCGGAAGCGGATCCGCCGCCCAGTTCGTCGCACCGGATCCGCGCCGGTGTGAGGACCGCACCGAGGAGACCGGCCCATGGGCTCGCCCCAGACCCTGCACGACTTCGTGCTGAACCTGCTGACCAATCCGGACGCCCGGTCGGCCTTCGAGATCGACCCGGAGGGGACGCTGCGCGAGGCCGGGCTGGCCGACATCAGCGTCGCGGACGTTCAGGACGTGGTGCCGCTGGTGGTGGACTATGCCCCGGTGCAGGGCCTCAGTTCGTTCGCGCCGGTCGGCGAGGACCCGGGCCTCGGGCAGTTCCAGCTCGACCCGAGTGGCGTGATCGGCCAACTGCAGAGCGTCGCGACGCAGCTCGGGGTCGGTACGCATTCGCCGGGCTCGGACGTCAATGCGGCGACGCTGGGTGCGATGAGCATCGCGCCGGGCGCGCTCGGCGGGGTCCTGCCGGGGCTCGGTGCCGACCGGCTCTCCGATCCGCTGGGTCTGGCCGACCCGCTGGTGCCGACCGAGGTGGACGTCGCCGACACCCTCGACTCCGAGGTGGTGGAGCCGGTGCTCACCGACGCCACCGACGCGGTCGGCACCACCGACGGCCTGGTCGGCGACACCGTCGACGGCAACCAGCTCGGGCTGGTCGACTTCGCCGGTGACACGGTGCAGGGCACCTTGGACGGCGTGACCGGACTGGTCGGCTCGCTCGGCGTCGGCGGCACGGTCGGCGGCGTGACCGACACGGTCGGCGGCGTCACGGACACCGTCGGTGGCGTGACCGGCACGGTGGGCGGGGTCGGTGACGCGCTGGACCTCGACCCACTCGACTCCACCGGCTCGCCGGTGCTGGACGGCACCACCTCCGGGGTGACCGACCTGACCGACAACCTCGGCCACACTCTGAGTGACACCACCTCGAGTGTCCTCGGCAACAGCGGCACCGCCGGAGACGTAGACGCCTCCACCTCCGGCGGCCTCCTGGGGATCACGGACGACCTTCTCTGAGCGCAGGAAGTCCGTGAGGCCCGCCGAAGGCCGGACCGTGGTCCCACGGTCCGGCCTTCGGTCCTCTTGATAATTCCGGCGCAACCGGCACACTTGGTGCGTGATGGCGCCCAGCTGGCTTGACGTACTCGACGAGGTCGTGCGGGTCTCCGGCTCGCACGGTCGGGGCGACCTGACCTCGTGGCTCCGGCGTCGCCGGGCCCAACTGCTGGACCCGAGGCTTCGGGTACTGGTCGTCGGCGAAGCCAAGCAGGGCAAGAGCCAACTCGTGAACGCACTGCTCAACGCCTCGGTCTGCCCGGTCGGCGAGGGAATCAGCACCACCATCCCGACAGTGGTCGGACACGCCCAGACCCCGACCGCCGCCCTGGTCTGGAGCCCGCCACCGGTCGCCGAACAGCCGGCGCGCCGCCCCGCCGACGGCCAGCAGCCCCGGCGGCTGTCCGGCCCGGCGGGGGCACCGGACCGTAGCGGTCCGGTCACCCCGCCCACGCCGCCGCTGGCCGCTACCCGACCCGGTACGGCGGTGCCGAGCCCGGCACACCGGATCGCCGTACCGATCGAGCAGATCGCGGCCCGGATCAGCGGTCGCAGCGGCGGAATCTCCGACCTGCCGGCGGGCCCGGCCGGCACCGGACCGACCGGCGGCGGGCGTACGGTCGGCGGTGCCGGGACCTCGGGACGACGTCCGGGCGGCGGGTTGGAGCACGCCGAGATCGGGATCCCCCGGGCGCTGCTCGCCTCCGGACTCGTGCTCGTGGACACCCCGGGAGCCGACGGCACCGATCCGGGCCGGGCGATCAGTCCGGCCGCCACCCCGAGCCAGGCCGACCTGGTGCTGCTGGTCTCGGACGTGACCCGGGAACTCTCCGTCGCCGAGCTGGACCTGCTGCTGCACATCGCGCGGTCGCACGCCAACCTGGCCGTCGTGCAGAGCAAGATCGACATGGTGCCGCACTGGCGCAGCGTGGTCGAACGCAACCGTCAGCACCTCGCCGACGCGGGCGTGGTGGCGGCGCTGATCCCGGTCTCCGCGACGCTGCGGCTACAGGCGGCCCGGAGCAACGACAAGCAGCTCAACGCCGAGTCGCACTTTCCCGAGCTGATCAGCCGGATCAAGCGCGACCAGGCAGGCAAGGCCGACGCGCTGGCCCGGGCGGCGGTCGCGCTGACCACTCGTACCGTCGTCGAGCAGCTCGCCGCTCCGCTCCGGGCCGAGCTGACGGTCGCCAAGGAGGCCGCCGACGAACACTCCGGTCCGATCTCGAAACTGCACGCCGCCCAGCGCGAGGTCGACGAGCTGCGCCGCTGCTCGGTGCGCTGGCAGAACACCCTCAACGACGAGATGGCCGACCTGATCTCCGACGTCGAGTACGACCTGCGGGACCGTACCCGGCAGATCCTCCGCAAGGTGGACGAGGCGTTCGACAAGGCCGACCCGCTCAACGGCTGGGACACCTTCCAGGAGTGGCTGACCGAGAACCTCACCGACGCGGCCGAGGCGAACTACGCCTGGCTGGCCGAGCGCTGCGGCTGGATCGCCAACCGGGTCGCCAGCCAGTTCGACAGGTACGGCTTCGACGCACTGCCGGGCTGGTCGGTGCGGGTGCCGGAGAACCTCGGCGACCGGATCCAGATCATGGAACAGCCGACCGTGGAGCGGTTCACCCGTACCCAGAAACTCGTCACCGGCCTGCGCGGCTCGTACGGCGGGGTGCTGATGTTCGGCCTGGCCACCACGCTGGCCGGGATGCCGCTGATCAACCCGATCTCGCTCGGCGCCGGTGCGCTGTTCGGCGGTAAGAGTGTCCGCGACGAGGGGAAGTCGCTGCTCAAACGTCGGCAGGCGGCGGTCAAGACGGCGACCCAGCGGCACGTCGACGACTTCTTCCTCCGGCTCAGCAAGGACTGCAAGGACACCGCCCGGCAGGTGCAGCGGATGCTCCGGGACCACTTCGCCGCGCTGACCGAGGAGTTGCAGGAGGGCATCGTCCGGTCGTTCCGGACCGCCAAGCAGGCCGCCGAAGCCGACGCGGCCGAACGCGACCAGCGGCAGCGCCGGCTCGCCCTGGAGATGAAGCGGCTCGCCGACCTCTACGAGAAGGCACAGGTGCTGGCCGGCGCGCAGCCCGTCGGCACCTCCGCCCCGATCGGCACACCCACCCCGATCGGCCCGGTCGGCCCGGAAGCCGGCTCATGAGTCGGGTGGGGCGGCTGGACGAGGCAGCCTGGGGGCTCGTGCACGAGGCGCTGGAGGTCTACGGCAACGATCCGCGGGCCGTCGAGCAGTTGCACCGGCAGTTCACCCGGTTCGAGGAGCCGCTGCGGATCGCCGTCGCCGGTCCCTGGCGCTCCGGCAAGTCGACGCTTGTCAACGCCGTGATGGGCGAGGCGGTCGCGCCGGTCGAGGTGGCCGACGGCCGCCAGGTCTTCACCTGGTACGAGGACGGCCCCGAACCCCGGGTCACCGCGTACCCGGCCAACGGTGCGCCCCGGGACCTGGCGGTGACCCGTACCTCGAGTGGGATGCGGGTGGATCTCGGCGGCGGGCGGTGGGACCAGGTCGACGACATCGTGGTGCAGTGGCCGACGAGGGCGCTGCGGCACGCCGTACTCATCGACACCCCGGCGGCCGCGTCGGGTGTCGAGGCGCGGACGGCCAGCCCCGGAAGCCGGGACGGAAGCGGGCGGCCGGCGATCGGTGCGGGTCCGACCGCAGGTGGGGACGCCCAACTGGTCGGTGGTGCCGGTGCGGCGGCCACGGTGCAGCGGATCGTCCGGGAGGCGGATGCCGTGCTGTACCTGAGCCGGGACGGCAGCGGTGACGACCTGCCGGCGTTCCAGGCGGCCCAGTCGGGCTCGGTGGCCCGGGCCGCGCCGGTGAACGTACTCCTGGTGTTGTCCAGAGTGGACGAGCTGGCCGGCGGCCGGGTCGACGCGCTGCTCACCGCCCGGCAACTCGCCCGCCGGCACCGCCGCGACCCCCGGGTCAGCGCGCGCTGCCTGAGCGTGGTCGCGGTCGGCGGGCTGGTCGCGCTCGCCGGCCGGATGCTCAGCGAGTCCGAGTACGCCGCGTTGGCCGCGCTCGCCGGGCTACCCCGGGCGGAGACCGACCGGCTG is from Micromonospora sp. WMMD1102 and encodes:
- a CDS encoding Hsp70 family protein, giving the protein MPYVLGIDIGSTATAAAVARLRGNNWDPPEPVRLGPVGHAVPSVLLMSSNRSITVADPDEYDGPVDSGWVARDFAGRIGDGVPLLLGGEACSAQALSAMLAMWVVERVMEQEREHPDWIVLSHPAGWGDHRRHLLGEALWDVGLGDVALLPAPVLVAASHAAHGFSGRTLAVHTLGGQTWSTAVVDRAQPLGFELRTGQVGAEPLGGADFDEALVEHVRSGLAKELADQADPLVRQALLGLRRESRRAKIELTLADTADVPVRLPARQTRVPVRRAEFEDLIRPAVTLTVQELVRTVRSCGLAPHQLDGVLLAGGSARIPLVRELVAARFPVPVEVEADPQLTIAAGAAVAGYHLLDRQRGNRPPPRPPVMRPPRPGVRRGEPPARRQRGRSGDGREPGRYDEDRSQLPPRPPIRITPLELPMRKLSRFASGRDTTVVGLAALLGALGGLLGGIGGSDPLTVAASGWGW
- a CDS encoding IniB N-terminal domain-containing protein, yielding MGSPQTLHDFVLNLLTNPDARSAFEIDPEGTLREAGLADISVADVQDVVPLVVDYAPVQGLSSFAPVGEDPGLGQFQLDPSGVIGQLQSVATQLGVGTHSPGSDVNAATLGAMSIAPGALGGVLPGLGADRLSDPLGLADPLVPTEVDVADTLDSEVVEPVLTDATDAVGTTDGLVGDTVDGNQLGLVDFAGDTVQGTLDGVTGLVGSLGVGGTVGGVTDTVGGVTDTVGGVTGTVGGVGDALDLDPLDSTGSPVLDGTTSGVTDLTDNLGHTLSDTTSSVLGNSGTAGDVDASTSGGLLGITDDLL
- a CDS encoding dynamin family protein, whose protein sequence is MAPSWLDVLDEVVRVSGSHGRGDLTSWLRRRRAQLLDPRLRVLVVGEAKQGKSQLVNALLNASVCPVGEGISTTIPTVVGHAQTPTAALVWSPPPVAEQPARRPADGQQPRRLSGPAGAPDRSGPVTPPTPPLAATRPGTAVPSPAHRIAVPIEQIAARISGRSGGISDLPAGPAGTGPTGGGRTVGGAGTSGRRPGGGLEHAEIGIPRALLASGLVLVDTPGADGTDPGRAISPAATPSQADLVLLVSDVTRELSVAELDLLLHIARSHANLAVVQSKIDMVPHWRSVVERNRQHLADAGVVAALIPVSATLRLQAARSNDKQLNAESHFPELISRIKRDQAGKADALARAAVALTTRTVVEQLAAPLRAELTVAKEAADEHSGPISKLHAAQREVDELRRCSVRWQNTLNDEMADLISDVEYDLRDRTRQILRKVDEAFDKADPLNGWDTFQEWLTENLTDAAEANYAWLAERCGWIANRVASQFDRYGFDALPGWSVRVPENLGDRIQIMEQPTVERFTRTQKLVTGLRGSYGGVLMFGLATTLAGMPLINPISLGAGALFGGKSVRDEGKSLLKRRQAAVKTATQRHVDDFFLRLSKDCKDTARQVQRMLRDHFAALTEELQEGIVRSFRTAKQAAEADAAERDQRQRRLALEMKRLADLYEKAQVLAGAQPVGTSAPIGTPTPIGPVGPEAGS